In the genome of Dioscorea cayenensis subsp. rotundata cultivar TDr96_F1 chromosome 1, TDr96_F1_v2_PseudoChromosome.rev07_lg8_w22 25.fasta, whole genome shotgun sequence, one region contains:
- the LOC120260844 gene encoding DEAD-box ATP-dependent RNA helicase 7 has protein sequence MPSLPLLSDAEEAKVLQLKKPKKVDSMAVDLPFAASADDEKKSEKKKKKKKHKEIESDELEIDDIEKKVMKKKRKASDEETSDTSFDAGVPVVEDSKKKKKKLKVVEGDDGEVSGSGEEDSGKNPNAVSNFRISEPLREKLKSKGIGSLFPIQAMTFDVILDGSDLVGRARTGQGKTLAFVLPILESLINGKHKATRKTGYGRPPSVLVLLPTRELAKQVSSDFEVYGGAVGLSACCVYGGDPFRGQEFALKKGVDIVVGTPGRVKDHIERGTIDLKSLKFRVLDEADEMLNMGFVDDVELILGKVEDVNKVQTLLFSATLPDWVKKISARFLKPDKKTADLVGNEKLKASANVRHLVLPCSRAARPQLIPDIVRCYSHGGRTIIFTETKESASELAGLLPGARALHGDIMQAQREVILAGFRSGRFLLLVATNVAARGLDINDVQLIIQCEPPRDVEAYIHRSGRTGRAGNSGVAILLYEPKFKHCITRIERESGVKFEHISAPQPADIAESAGFEAAEAITTVSDSVIPVFRSQAEQLLNSSGLPVVDLLAKALAKAAGYTDIKKRSLLSSLENYVTLLLQAGKPIYSPSFAFSALRRFLPDEKIEGVKGLALTADGMGAVFDVPADEVSNFIEGQENASMVTIEVLEKLPALQENEHSRGNGGGRGRFGGGGGGRRFSGGRGGGGGGGGRRFSGGSSGGGRRGGGNRFNRRN, from the exons ATGCCTTCTCTTCCCCTCCTCTCTGACGCTGAGGAAGCCAAGGTTTTGCAGCTTAAGAAGCCCAAGAAGGTCGATTCCATGGCTGTCGACCTCCCCTTCGCCGCCTCTGCtgatgatgagaagaagagcgagaaaaagaagaagaagaagaagcataaGGAGATCGAATCTGATGAGCTGGAGATTGACGATATTGAGAAgaaggtgatgaagaagaagaggaaggcgAGTGATGAGGAGACGAGCGACACCAGTTTCGATGCTGGAGTGCCCGTCGTTGAGgattcgaagaagaaaaagaagaaactgaAGGTTGTGGAGGGTGATGATGGTGAGGTGAGTGGGAGTGGGGAAGAGGATAGCGGGAAGAACCCAAACGCTGTGTCGAATTTCAGAATTTCTGAGCCGTTGAGGGAGAAATTGAAATCTAAGGGCATTGGATCGCTGTTCCCGATCCAGGCTATGACCTTTGATGTTATCCTTGATGGGTCTGATTTGGTTGGTAGGGCACGAACGGGACAG GGTAAAACCTTGGCTTTTGTGTTGCCTATTCTGGAGTCTTTAATAAATGGAAAACACAAAGCAACAAGGAAGACTGGTTATGGAAGGCCTCCAAGTGTTCTTGTACTGCTACCAACAAGGGAACTCGCAAAGCAG GTATCTTCAGACTTTGAAGTTTATGGTGGTGCTGTTGGCTTATCTGCATGTTGTGTATATGGAGGTGATCCTTTTCGAGGCCAAGAATTTGCCCTGAAAAAAGGGGTTGACATTGTAGTTGGGACGCCTGGACGAGTCAAG GATCACATCGAGCGAGGAACCATTGACCTGAAATCATTAAAGTTTCGTGTCCTTGATGAAGCTGATGAAATGCTGAATATGGgatttgttgatgatgttgaaCTTATTCTTG GGAAAGTCGAGGACGTAAACAAAGTGCAAACACTTCTCTTTAGTGCCACCCTCCCTGATTGGGTTAAGAAG ATATCTGCAAGGTTTCTGAAACCTGATAAGAAGACTGCTGATCTTGTGGGAAATGAGAAACTGAAGGCTAGTGCCAATGTTCGACATCTTGTTCTTCCTTGTTCTCGTGCTGCAAGGCCACAACTCATTCCAGATATAGTTCGTTGTTACAGCCA TGGGGGCCGCACCATTATATTCACTGAGACGAAGGAATCTGCATCTGAACTTGCTGGCTTGTTACCTGGAGCAAGGGCTTTGCATGGAGATATTATGCAGGCTCAACGTGAG GTCATACTTGCTGGATTCCGATCTGGTCGATTTTTGCTTCTTGTGGCCACAAATGTAGCAGCACGAGGTTTGGACATTAATGATGTTCAATTAATTATCCAA TGTGAGCCACCACGTGATGTTGAAGCTTATATTCATCGTTCGGGTCGCACTGGCAGGGCGG GCAATAGTGGAGTTGCTATCCTACTCTATGAACCAAAATTTAAGCACTGCATAACCAGAATAGAGAGAGAATCTGGTGTGAAGTTCGAGCATATTTCTGCACCCCAGCCTGCTGACATTGCTGAATCTGCTGGTTTTGAAGCTGCTGAAGCTATCACAACTGTCTCTGACAG TGTGATTCCTGTGTTCCGGTCCCAAGCAGAACAACTCTTAAATTCCTCTGGTTTGCCAGTGGTTGATCTTCTTGCAAAAGCACTTGCCAAGGCTGCT GGGTACACTGATATAAAGAAGAGGTCATTGCTATCTTCTTTGGAAAATTACGTGACTCTCCTTCTTCAAGCTGGAAAACCAATATACTCGCCATC ATTTGCTTTTAGTGCTCTGCGGAGATTCTTACCTGATGAAAAGATCGAAGGTGTTAAGGGTCTTGCTCTCACTGCTGATGGCATGGGGGCAGTATTTGATGTGCCTGCGGATGAGGTCTCCAACTTCATTGAAG GCCAAGAAAATGCCAGTATGGTGACTATAGAGGTTTTGGAGAAGCTACCGGCCTTGCAAGAAAATGAACATTCTCGAGGCAATGGTGGAGGGCGAGGAAGGTTCGGAGGCGGAGGTGGTGGCCGGAGATTTTCTGGAGGCAGAGGTGGTGGAGGCGGAGGTGGTGGTCGGAGATTTTCTGGAGGCTCATCTGGTGGGGGACGCCGTGGTGGTGGTAATCGATTTAATAGGAGAAACTAA
- the LOC120265720 gene encoding probable sugar phosphate/phosphate translocator At1g12500 has protein sequence MVEGNWATRRGSNPRLDPIIDIPATPPGDARPSSKTSFLSLVIPTTTISSSPTLTTAAIIASWYFSNIGVLLLNKYLLSIHGYRYPIFLTMLHMLACAIYSTVFVHWFRIVPPQPLSSRRQILKIALLSAIFCFSVVCGNTSLRYLPVSFNQAIGATTPFFTAVFALLITCRRESAGVYLSLLPVVLGIVVASNSEPLFHAFGFLVCLGSTAARALKSVVQSILLTSEAEKLNSMNLLMYMAPMAAAMLLPITVWMEGDIAGLTVNKVRDDPRLGLLLLGNATVAYLVNLTNFLVTKHTSALTLQVLGNAKAAVAAVVSVLIFRNPVTVMGMTGFGITIMGVVLYSEAKKRSKISSSSSLSSSSSTTSSSS, from the coding sequence ATGGTGGAGGGCAACTGGGCTACTCGCAGGGGAAGCAACCCTCGGCTGGATCCGATCATCGACATCCCGGCGACGCCACCCGGCGATGCACGACCTTCATCGAAGACCTCATTCCTCTCGCTCGTGATCCCGACGACGACGATCTCCTCCTCTCCGACCCTCACCACTGCGGCCATTATCGCATCCTGGTACTTCTCCAACATCGGCGTTCTCCTTCTCAACAAGTACCTTCTCAGCATCCATGGCTATCGGTACCCTATCTTCTTGACGATGCTCCATATGCTCGCCTGCGCGATCTACAGCACGGTGTTCGTCCACTGGTTCCGGATCGTCCCGCCTCAACCCCTCTCATCTCGGCGCCAGATCTTGAAGATCGCTCTTCTCTCCGCCATCTTCTGCTTCTCCGTCGTCTGCGGCAATACCTCGCTTCGTTACCTCCCGGTCTCGTTCAACCAGGCGATCGGCGCCACGACCCCGTTCTTCACCGCGGTGTTCGCTCTCCTCATCACCTGCCGTCGTGAATCAGCCGGCGTGTACCTCTCTCTTCTCCCCGTCGTCCTCGGCATCGTCGTCGCAAGCAACAGCGAACCCCTCTTCCACGCCTTCGGATTCCTCGTTTGCCTCGGCTCCACCGCCGCCCGCGCGCTCAAATCCGTCGTCCAGAGCATTCTCCTCACCTCCGAAGCCGAGAAGCTCAATTCTATGAATCTCTTGATGTACATGGCTCCCATGGCCGCCGCGATGCTTCTCCCCATCACCGTCTGGATGGAAGGCGACATCGCCGGCCTCACCGTCAATAAGGTACGCGACGATCCCCGCTtaggtcttcttcttctcggcAACGCCACCGTCGCCTATCTCGTCAATCTCACCAACTTCCTGGTAACCAAGCACACCAGCGCACTCACTCTCCAAGTCCTCGGCAACGCCAAGGCCGCCGTCGCCGCCGTCGTCTCCGTCCTGATCTTCCGGAATCCAGTGACGGTGATGGGCATGACCGGCTTCGGAATCACCATCATGGGCGTAGTCTTATACAGTGAAGCCAAGAAGAGGTCCAAAatctcatcttcttcctccctctcctcctcttcttctacaACCTCTTCCTCTtcgtga
- the LOC120264076 gene encoding triacylglycerol lipase 2-like, translating into MATNSSFMFKWLICCALVINVGLISAREDDESREGNITSMSSPSQSPTLPDAPYICELRVKIFGYKCEEHEVTTKDGYILSIQRIPQGLSSSKIEGEKREPVLLIHGLLMDGVIWLINHPNESLGFILADKGYDVWIANTRGTWSSRRHTFLSASHRDYWEWSWDELVSFDLPAIFNYIYTNTTQQKFHYVGHSLGSLIAFALFSQNNLPAKMVRSAVMLCPIAYMNLERSILVQFAAATFTAETHYWLGLKEFIPTGKNVLKFLKKICNEPGVDCSNLLTALTGKNCCLNISSIHVFTKFEPQSTSTKLMIHLSQMIRRGTVAKYDYNDVKKNRDHYGQPTPPAYNLSAIPLDLPLFLVYGGMDWLADVGDLDELLFELRFHKSDKLKLHFQPDYSHVDFIMGFNAKEEIYDHVLEFMSLQ; encoded by the exons atggctaCAAACTCATCCTTCATGTTTAAATGGCTGATTTGTTGTGCATTAGTGATCAATGTTGGTCTAATTAGTGCAAGAGAAGATGATGAATCAAGAGAAGGGAACATCACTTCCATGTCCTCTCCATCCCAATCCCCAACCCTTCCTGATGCCCCTTACATTTGTGAATTAAGAGTTAAAATTTTCGGCTATAAGTGCGAAGAACACGAG GTGACAACCAAAGATGGTTACATTCTAAGCATTCAGAGAATCCCACAAGGCCTTTCAAGTTCAAAAATTGAAGGGGAAAAGAGGGAACCAGTTTTGTTAATACATGGACTTTTAATG GATGGAGTCATTTGGTTGATTAATCATCCAAATGAATCCTTAGGATTCATACTTGCAGATAAAGGATATGATGTATGGATTGCCAACACCCGCGGAACTTGGTCAAGTCGACGCCACACCTTTTTGTCGGCTTCTCATCGG GACTATTGGGAATGGTCATGGGATGAACTTGTTTCCTTTGATCTCCCGGcgattttcaattatatatacacaaatactACTCAGCAGAAATTTCACTATGTCGGACATTCTCTG GGATCATTGATTGCCTTTGCATTGTTTAGTCAAAACAATTTACCAGCAAAAATGGTAAGATCCGCAGTCATGTTATGCCCAATTGCTTATATGAATCTCGAGAGATCGATACTTGTTCAATTCGCAGCCGCAACATTCACAGCTGAA ACACATTACTGGTTAGGCCTCAAAGAGTTTATTCCAACTGG GAAAAATGTGCTGAAGTTTCTCAAGAAGATTTGCAACGAACCCGGAGTCGATTGCTCTAATCTTCTAACTGCTTTAACCGGGAAAAACTGCTGCCTCAATATTTCTTCGATCCATGTTTTCACGAAATTCGAGCCTCAATCGACTTCTACAAAACTCATGATCCATTTATCACAAA TGATACGAAGAGGGACGGTTGCAAAATACGATTACAATGACGTGAAGAAGAACAGGGATCACTATGGACAACCAACTCCTCCGGCGTATAATTTATCGGCTATTCCTTTAGATTTACCTTTGTTTCTCGTCTACGGAGGCATGGATTGGCTAGCGGATGTTGGTGACCTTGATGAGCTCTTGTTTGAACTTAGATTTCACAAAAGTGACAAGTTGAAACTTCATTTTCAACCTGATTATTCACATGTTGATTTCATCATGGGTTTCAATGCAAAAGAAGAGATCTATGACCATGTACTTGAATTCATGAGTCTTCAATGA
- the LOC120262506 gene encoding uncharacterized protein LOC120262506: MIANTAGFVLPLIMLLASSTYNVRPPLPFISFVVMLGPYLLMLAVQIAAEVMTWMQKSPTWLVVPVVYEIYRLFQLRRAIRLAALLGAPVWSIEGLLVLISMWLFVLVVQLLRVAWFSGYAAKSQQRLPF; encoded by the coding sequence ATGATTGCTAACACGGCCGGCTTTGTGCTTCCTTTGATAATGCTATTGGCCTCATCGACGTACAATGTTCGACCACCATTACCGTTTATCTCATTTGTAGTGATGCTCGGACCTTATCTTTTAATGTTGGCTGTGCAAATTGCTGCTGAGGTGATGACATGGATGCAGAAATCTCCAACTTGGCTGGTTGTTCCTGTAGTTTATGAGATTTATAGGTTGTTTCAACTAAGGAGGGCAATAAGGTTGGCTGCTTTACTTGGAGCACCAGTATGGTCAATTGAAGGCCTTCTAGTTTTGATCTCAATGTGGctctttgttcttgttgttcAGCTTCTCAGAGTTGCTTGGTTTTCTGGTTATGCTGCAAAGAGTCAGCAAAGACTTCCCTTTTGA